Below is a genomic region from Bradyrhizobium sp. 1(2017).
GCCTAATCTCGATACGACGATGAGCCGCTGACTACGACGGAGGGTTCTCATGAAAGTGAAGTCGGCTCTGATGGCCGAGCGACAATCTTTCGATTTGAGAGAGCTCATTGCGCCAATATGAAGGGTCGCACGCGCAAAGTGGCCCTGTGGCGGACCCAAACTATCCTGCCGCCCGCGGCGCGATAAGCGCCGGCTGTGTTGCCCGCCACTGCAGCCGGAGCAGAAGAGCCAGCAGGGCCATCATCGCGAAACCTCCGACGGAGGGTACGTCTACCCCGGTCAGGTCCGCTTCGTTGCCAAACTGCGCCGCAAGCCTCGCCGATTGTAGCATGCCATAGGCGCCCGCAAGCAGAATCAGCCCGTAGGCGAAGCTGCGCTCGCGCACGCTTGCCAGCCGCTCGAGGTCGGGAAGCATCAAGGCGAGGCCAATCCCGATGATCGGCAGGTCGTAGTCATAAGCGTAGGGACTGATCATCACCGAGACCATGGCGGCGACACCGGGCGCGAAGGCTGACGACGTTCTGCGCGTTGCGCCGAGCCAGACAGCAAGCACGACTGCAGACAGGGCGAGGCTCGCGGCGGCCGCCTGCGCGCAGAAGGCAATGCTCGGAGGAACGCCGGCTTGGCCGAGCGCGGCATAGGTCGAGACCATGCGGAACAGCGGGTAGAAGCCGCGGTCCAGGAAGATCGTCGATTCCCTGATAGCGCCGAGCCATGCCGGCCAGATCTGCCATCCGAACACCAGAGTGCAGACGAGCGAGCTTGCGAGCACGACGGTCGTCGCGGTCGCGAGAACCACCCATCGGCGCGTCGACAGCATGTAGGCGCCTGCCGCGATAGCCAGATGCGGCTTGATCACCATCGCCCCCAGAGCGAGGCCGGCGATGACCTGGCGCCGCTCAACATTGAGAGAGACGATGCCGATCAGGGTGCCCGTGAGCAAGCCGTTCTGTCCACAGCCGACGGTGATCGCAAGCGCAGGAAACATCACGACCAAAACGTGCGAGAAATCTTTGCCTGCGATGGTACGAAGCGTTAGGAGATAGGCAGTCAGTGTCGCCGTGATGAAAAGCAGATAAGCGATGCCCACCGGCAGGAGTGCAAATGGCGCCACAAACAGGTCAAACTGCGGCGGATAGGTCCAGGGCATGAAGCTGGCCGAACCTGTGAAGGCTTGCTGAAGCTTGACCAGCGACTCGAAGCGGTAGACCAAATCCAGCTCACCCTGCCAGACCTGCCGCGCTACGATGCAGAAGGCGTCGAAATCAGACAGTTCTCGGACTTGCCAGGGGCTCCATCGGCCGAACCTGAACGTCTTGAACAGCACCATCACCGCGAGCGTCGCGAGCACGAAGCGAATATAGATCGTCCGTTTCGACTGCGAGGATCGAACCGCTTCCAACGTTTCGGCAAGCATAACGACGACCTCGAACCGATCGATCGCGGCCGGCAGTTGATTCCGCGAATCCCCACCAAATTGCCACCAATGGTTTAAGGGAAGGTAACACCTGCGGGGTAATCTTGCCTCCGGCCTCCGCGTACGGGCTGCACGTCCATGAAATCGATTTGAAGATTTACGTCACAGCGCGGATTGCGCGGCATGAAACGCATCGTTCAGGGCCGCCGCCCACTGGTCCAACCCGCGTTGGCTTTTTCCCAAAGCTGACATTCGCCTGGGCGGTCGGCGGGTCAGCTAAGGGCCAGACGCTGAAATCGCCACGGCTTTTCCCCATCCCAATCCGAGCGCTGGTTTCCGCTCGTTGCAGCCGCCACTCGTTGCGAATGAGCCACAGAATTTTGGAGGCATGTCGCTGGAGGGGCGAAGCGGAATGCTTGAACTGCAGGAGGTACTCACTGCATCAGAAACAAAAAGCCCCGGACGACGCCGGGGCTTTGAGCGACTGGTTTGATCGAGTAAGCAGATTAGTATTTCGCGACCACCGGGCCGCCGAAGCGATAGCTGACACCTGCACGCACGGTGTGGAAGACTGGATCATGTTCGTACGAGAAGCCGGGGAACGCGGCGGTTGAGGCGTTCCGAAAGCTGCCGAAGGAACCCGATTGTTGATCCAACGATGGGTGCAAATTACTCCGAGTTGTGTAAAGATTCGCCTCCCCTCAACGCTGATACGACGCACGGTTCGGCAGTTCAGGAACACTCAAGCATTTGCCAGCCGCGGATGGAAAATGATGCCCGATCGAGTACTCGTGACCGGAGCGAATGGTTTCATCGGGCGTCATGTGACACTCGCACTAGGGCGTGAAGGATTGTCGGTCCGTCGCGCTGTCCTTCGCTCCGACTGCATAGACAATGAAGTGGTGGTCGGACCCATCGGGCCCAATACGGATTGGTCAGCTGCACTTGAGGGCATCGATTGCGTTGTGCATCTCGCCGCCCGCGTGCATCATAAACATGAGGAGTATGCAGTTCAACTTTACCGCGATGTCAACGTTGCCGGCACACTCCACCTGGCGGATTGCGCCGCAAGGGCAGGAGTGCACCACTTCATCTTCGTAAGCTCAGTTCTTGTGCATGGCCGCACGAGTGATGGCCGGGCGCCTTTCAGCGAGGATGATCTTCTCACACCAACAGGTCTCTACGGCAAGTCGAAGGCGACGGCTGAGGCTGGGCTGAGCATGCTGGCGCGCGAAAGCACCATGAATATCTCGGTGATTAGGCCACCGCTCGTTTATGGTGCTGGCGCGAAGGGCAACTTTGCACTTTTGAAGCAAGCGGTCAATTTGGGGCTGCCATTGCCCTTTGGAGCTATCCGCAATCGTCGCGCCTTCCTCGCTGTGCAAAATCTCTCGTCGTTCATCGTGTGCCGGCTCACCCATTTGCATCTAGAGAGCAGCTTCGAAATCTTTCTCGTGGCCGACCAGGAGCAGGTCTCGACCCCCGTATTCATTGAGCGCCTAGCAATGGCGGCCGGCAAGAAACCGCGATTGTTCAACGTATCGCCGGAACTCCTGAGTGCGTTCTTTCGAGTGGTCGGCCAGCAACGTTTGCACGACAGCCTGATCGGCTCGCTTCAACTTGACATATCGAGGGCAATCGCCACGGGATGGCGACCGCAAGTAGGGCTGGACGAAGGACTGCGGCTCGCATTGTCACCTGATCAGCAGCAAAATAACTGAACTGCCTCTCCAAATTGGCTCCTTCGACAATCTGGCATTTCCTAAATAGATTGCATCAATCTCGGAGCAATGATGCAGAGACTCGAGAGAGTGAGTTCACGGTGAGTTGCTCGTTCGTATTGAGCCGAGTATTAATTCGAACCGACAGGAAGTGGCTTTAAGAAGACTCCCCATTCGGCGGGCTTGCGCCAACCCCCGGTTTAGGTCCTGACATTCGAGGCACTTAGCAAGACAGTTGACGCCCGCGAGAAGAGCTAGGATCAAGAGGTACAGGAATTTGAACCTGATCCTGCATACAGTTTTGCCCGCCCGTCACCGCATTAATTCTTCCAACCGTTGCCCGACAAGAAATTTCGCCGCGACTTCTCGCCGAACTCCTATGATTTGTCTGATTGGCGTTGGAAAAACAAAGCGAAAACGCGGATCGGGCGTCAGTGCAAGAGTGATCTGCGACGCACCTGCCTGGAAGTCGGTTGTTACCGCCAACGCGCTATCTCCCATTGGGCGAGGATCAACAAGCACGGAGCCGAGCTGAATGCGCTGAACCCGCTTGGTTATCGACCTTCCAGCAAGAACGACGAGATATTTTCCGGACTGCGGCGCGACAAATGGAATCGTCAGAAAGGGGGCGGTGTAGGACGCTGCGCCAAAATGAAGCCGGTCCGGATCCGGCTTGGCCAAGCTTTGCCAAAGCATGCCGCCGTCCGCGTCATGAATGGGCGTCATGCCAAGAGTCCTAGCGCACTCAGCGAGGTAGCTATCTTGCGAACCACGGAAGGATGCAAGCAAATTGATCTTATAGAGTGAGAGGACGTCTAACCCGGGATTGGCAAGGATCAGGTCGGGCGCGATCTCCTTTGGAGTTTTGTCGCACAACCGCAGCGACGTATGCGCATCGATATGTTGATAGGCAGGGAAAAGGCTGCAGAACACTGCGACTCGATCCGCATATAGATCACTCCACATGATGTATCGCGGATCAGGGATAAAGCTTGGAGATCGTGAAACAGCGAGAAGCAAGCCGTTTCTGTAGGCTTGCTGTGGATACTCGTATTCCGGCGGCACGAGCAACCGGCTCCCTTTCGTCAATTCCGCCGTTTGAGTTCGAAGACTGTCCAGCAACGCGGAAGCTCCCTCCGGCAACGGAATTGCGCGACCAATATACGTGAAGGCGCCGACTGACTTGCCAACCAGATCGGGCAATGTGCCCGCTGTCGCCCACAGATTGCGGAGCACGCCCAGCATGAGAAGAGGCATCACCGCGAAGATTGCGATCCTGCGGCTGCCCGAGGGTGGAATCATCAGAATGAAACCCGAGACGACCGCAAATGGGAGAATGGCGTTAGTCAGAAAACGGTATTCATGGTTCTGAAACCCGAAGATCTTGCCGTAACCCATTCCGATCGAAACGATCAACATTGCGGCAATCCAGATCAAGGCATCGGAGCGCTTGAGCAGTGGCGCGTTCAGGAAAACCAGCAGAGCACAAAGGATGTAGGCTAGATAAAACAGAACGAACTCGGTTTTGGGCAGAGGCGAATCGTAGGACTGAAATGCACTGCCCTGCAACCCGAGCTGCCATATCTGAAGCAGATAGGGCGACGCAACAGCCAGGGCCGCAAGACCATAAACGGCGGCAAAGCGCAGACTTCTGAAATCCGTCAGCGAGATGATGAAGGAGAAGAACCAATAAACCGCGAAATTGACCATCGATACGCCGGTCCTCCGGCTCACGAGGGCAATAGCTGTTGTAAGCACCAGGATTGCCGCAACTCTCAAAAGAGCATCGATCGGTCGTCCTTCTCGGATACGGGCTGCAATCGTATCGAAAACCACATAGACACTTGCCGTCGTCGCAACCTGCAGAAACGTCAGCGTGTGGGCCAGACAACAGACGCCAAGCAGCGCTCCTGCGAACAAGGTTAGCAACACTCCGCCTTGCCGTCTCGCACGGTATAGCGTTGCAAGCGAAGGAAGAAACAATCCCCAACCGAAACCTTGCGAAGACGCAATGCCGATCGCCTGCGCTGGCGGTATCAACGTTTGGGTGGGCGAGCGCAGCCCGGAGAGCGGTTCGACCAAAGTATAGAGATAGTGAACGAACGGGGTCTCGGCCGACGCAAGCGCAAGAACGGCCGAGAGCAACGCCGCTCCCCGCCCCCCCCCGACTGCGCGGACGGAGAAGTAAGTGCCGAGAAAGAGGAATGCGATCAGAAACGGAACGTAGATCAGGACCTGAGCTGAATAGGCTGGGAGGCCGGTTGTCCACGCAAGTAGATTTATCAGCCAGTCGGAAAGAAAGTTATAGAAGGTTGGGAACTCGCCGGAATAGGCGTCCGTCACAAGGGCGATGCCATGAAAACGGCCATAAAGAGAGAGCGAAACCGACTCGGTCTGGCCCACGGTATCTACTTGTCCGTGCCACAGATCCAAGAACTGACGACCGGCAAAAACGCCGATGAAGATAATCAGGCAAACTAGAACCAGGGCGGGATAATGATTGGCGCGATTGGCTTGCATGCGCGCAATTTGCCCGTCTATGATTCTCCAGTAAACAAGGGATTTTGATCATCCACTCCCACCATCTCGACTGTGCGAAGAATCCGATGGGTACAAGCCAGTTCGTGGCAGCAGGCGGATCAACGCGCTTCTTTTCGCCTCAGCGCAACTGGACGAGCGCGTTGTTCGAGTGCACGTCATGACACCTCGGTTGCGCCGATCTCAGCGAACTACGTCATTGGGTCGGCTAGCTGGAATTGGAGATATCCGCTCCTTATGATTTCGACAGCCGATAAGGCCCGAGATACAGCACGTCCAGACCGGAGCAAAAATAGGTATGCAGAGCTTCCAGCGGTGCATTCACCGTTGGCTGCTCGTTGATGTTGAGGCTCGTGTTGATCAGCATGGGTAGCGACGTTGATTTTGCGAACTCGCCGAGCAGGCGGCCGTAAAGCGGATTGGTATCGACGTGGACGCTCTGGATGCGTGCGGTTTTGTCGACGTGAACGACCGCGGGTATCTTGTCGGCGACCTTCTCGTTGACCGGAAAGGTCACGACCATGAAGGGCGCATCGAACGTCTCCTCGAAATATTCGGCTTGCCGTTCGTACAGTACCGACGGGCAAAACGGACGGAACTCCTCACGATACTTGATTGTGAGATTGATGCGATCCTTCATGCTGGCATGGCGCGGATCAGCGAGGATCGAGCGATTTCCGAGCGCGCGCGGTCCGTACTCCATCCGCCCCTGGAACCAGCCGACCGTCTTCTGTTCAGCGAGATCCGTCACGCAGCTCGAGACAGGATCCTCCAACAGCTCGAAACGCGCACCGATCTTGCCGAGGGTCTCGCGAATAACGTCGTTGGAATATTCAGGTCCCCAATACGCGTGAGATAGCGGTGAGATCGCGTGGCCGGCCTCAGCACACTTCATCATCGCGGCGCCCAATGCTACGCCGGCATCGTGGGGCACCGGCGGAACGTAGAGACGCTTTACGGACGGCTCCGCTGCGATCTCCATGTTCATCTTGCAGTTCAGCCCGACGCCGCCGGCGATGCAGACATTACCGCAGCCAGTCTCGGCGATCGCTGACCTGATCACCTCCGTAGCGACGATCTCGAGCTGCTTCTGGCCGCTGGCTGCGACGTTGGTCATGCGCCGGTCGAGCGGCGCGCCCCGCAGCCGCCGCGGCCCGAGGATTTCCTCCATCTTCTCGGTGAAGATGCGCTCCTGCCGCGTCGAGAAATCGCTGGTGAAAATGTCCGCATCGCGCCGGCGCTTGTCGAGTTCGGGATCGAGCTCGTAATTGATGCCGTTCGGGCGCAGCAGCTTGGCGAACTTGTCGAGATATTCAGGGCTGCCATAGGAGGACAAACCCATGACCTTATATTCGTCATTGGTCATCTGGTAGCCGAGATACTGCGTCAGCATCCCGTAATAGAGGCCCAGGCTGTTGTGCCGGCCGAACCGCGTCAGCACGCGAAAATCGTTGCCGCGCGCATGCGCGACAAGTCCGGAGCTGGAATCGCCAGAGAAGTCGAAGCATGCTACTGTCGCCTCCGAAAACCCGGAGCCGTAGAACGAGCTCGCCGCGTGACAGAGGTGGTGGTCATAAAGCTCGATCTTCGGGCTATGGCCGAACTGGTACTTGAAATATTCGGTCAGCCGCTGCGCGTAGTTAGTGTAAGTCTTCAGCGGCGAGCAGATCCAGTCGACGTCGCGCATGGTGATACCGGCCTGCTTGAGGCAGAATCCGATCGCGCCACGCGGCAGCTCGCCCCGCGCGTGCTTGGCCAGCGTGAAGCGTTCCTCCTCGGCCGCGGCGATCAACTCGCCGTCGCGGAGCAGGACGGCGGCGCCGTCGTGATGGCCGTGCTTGATGCCGGAGCTGATCCCGATCACATACATTCGTGCATACCTCCAGTTGGCCTTCTTATATGAACTGAAGGCAATGTAAATCGCGGATCATCGTCGCGGCGCCACGTTCGACGCGCATCAAATACTTGCGTTGCAACGCTTCAATCGCAACTCCGCCTACACGCCGTCATCGGCAGATGCCAAAATGACCAGCGTCACCGAACCGGACAATCGATCCTGCGCGCGATGGTCGGAGCCTCTAGGACGATGACCGTTGTCAGGTTTGACCTGGCAGCTCTCGCGCAGAGCTGCATGTCTGTCGTCGGGGCAGAGCTTGCATCAGGCAGGTAGACGGGAGGAGAATAAAGGCCGCATTTCAGAGCAGATGGAGTGAGCCCCCTTAGCAGCGGGACGCCGATTATCGCCGAGGCAAAAAACGGGTTGCCGCGGCAATCCACATTAGTGCTCCAGAATGCCGAATTGTCGGGCGGAACGAAAACGGCAGCATGGCGATCCTGCGCCAGTCCTGCGGACAATAGCGTTTGCTTCGCTTGGCCTCCGGGTGTTCGCTTTACGTCGTCTGCCAACGCTGCACGAGCGGGATTGCCGGGCGCCAGGAGCTCAAGAAGTCCTTGCCATGTCTTGATGTCCGGGCCGACACTTTCTCCGTTCAGCATGCGCATGCGCGTCCTAAGATCTTCGAACTGGAGTGCAACTTTCTTGAGGCTGTTCCTCTTCTCGCCGGTGGCCAGCGCAACGAGAACGATAGCCAAAATGAGGATGCCGGGCGTCAAACGGCGTAGGCCATTTTCTCCAAAAATGGCCGGGCCATAGGAGCTCACGAACACTATGCAGCCCCACGTCCCTACGTTCACGAAATAGTAGGCGGTGTCGTAGATGTCGAGCAGCAAAGCCGGCACGAGACAACCGATCACAAGGATGACAAACGTTTCCGCAATTTTCCTGTCGCGCGCCGAGCCTGATAGCCACACCTTTGCTGCAGCGTATAGCAGCACGAGATGTGCCGCGATGTTCGGCCATGCGCCCCGCGGATATTCCACGACGAAGCGGAAAGGGCTGAACCCGCGAGAATATGAGCCTGCATCCGGCGAAAAGATCGCGGCCAGTGGCGCGACGAGGAGCAGAATTGGCACGGCCAGCGTGATCAGGTTCCGCAGTGTCAAGCCTTGCTGTCGCCAGAGCAAATAGCCGGTAGCGCTCCAAAAAATAACGCCTACGGAAACTTTCGAGAGCTGGATCAAGATGCCGGTGATGACGAGTGCCGCGATCTGCAAGCTGGGACGCAACCGAAAGTCGTCCGCAGCGATTTCTGCCAGCAACGGAAACGCGAGCAAAAGCAGGGTGATAGACAGACAATAAGACTCCGAGACGAGATAGGAGGTCCATCCCCAAAGGTCAGCAGTGACCAAGAGCAGCAGCGGAACCAACATGACGAATGCGCCATCAACCGATCTCGCTTGCGCTGGCCGCAGCAAGTGGACCGCCAAGGCCATACTGAAAAACAGCATTGGAATGGCAACGATCTGAGTGCCGATGTAGTAGGCGTCCAACGTGGGGACACGAAGCCAGATCCCGATACAACCCAGCCATATGTGCGAGAGCACATGGTATTTAATTGGGGTTAGCCCATCGAGACCGAAGCTGAGAGCGCCATACTTGAGCAGCATGTTGGCGATGGCAGCATGGAAGAAGGTGTCGAGATGCTGAGTACCGATCACGGCCTGTTCCGGGGTGAGAACGGTCGCATAGCCCTTTGAATTCACCACGAAGAAATAGCCAATGCCGGCGGCGCAGCCGCACATCATGGCCAGCATGAAGCGGCTGCCCGGCATAACGCGAGCAGCTGCGGCCTCTCGCACCCCGATTGCCACCAGTCCGAACAGCAACGGATAGGCCACAATGTCGGTCGCGGCCCCAATCAGCCAGGCTAGACACGGCAGAAAAAACACCGCAAGCGTGAACAGGAGCACCGGAGCATAACCACGACGCCGCTGTTCGACGAATCTGACGGACAGGATGGTCGCACAGGATATGATCGCGGCAGCCAGCAAGAACGCCTTGACGAAAACGAACCAATGAGGGCCGCCCAACGGCATGCGCACGACGGCGCACATGGCCGCCGATACCGCCGACATCGTCCAACCGAAGATGGCAGAGAAGTAGATGGGACTCGAGACCAGCGTAACGTGCGACTCGTCTCGGCCAAGCCTCGGGGCGAGCGCCCCGAACAATCGTTGAGTGATCGGCACGTTCGCGAGCCCATTCCTCATCTTTGCCGCGAACGCCAGCCGGCATAGCGCATAAACGCGGCCTTACTGAGCACCGTCTTGTGAGTTTGCAACCGTTGCAGCGTTCGTTCAGCCCATGACAGCTTGATACCGAACTCGTCGGCCAATGCATTGAACTGTAGCAAGCTCAAATGATAGAGCTTGCCGGTCGCATTGCCCCCTGAATATCGATTGTGAATGAGCTGCCGCGGCAGATGAAACAATGAACCGTGCTCGGCGCTCTTGGCCGAATGATACACGTCCGCAAGGTAGCTGAAATGGCCAGGATAAGTGATGGCGGCTCCCGCTGACCGGCGGTGTAGCAGCGGAATACCGAAGAGATTCCTGCCCGATATAATCGAGGCCTTCAGCGTGGCGGCGGCATCGAAGCGGCCGTCGCGGTCGAAGCGCCGTGTTGCAAGCGTCCTGCCCAGTGCATCGATGTAAAGCATGTCGCAATACACCGACACGACGTCAGGCTCATCCATCATCACCTTCAACGCGCTGCTCAGCGCATCGGGCGCGCCGAGACGATCGTCACTGCAAAGAAACATATAATAATCGGCAGTAACCAACTCGCCGAGACGATTGATGTTATTCATCATCCCCTGGTTCTCGCGATTGCGATGAACCAGGAGGCGAGGCTCGGTCGAGGCTACGTTTGCCAGCCATTCCGAGGTTCCATCGGTGCTTGCGTTGTCGCTGACAATCACCTCGACGTCGACATCCTGCTGCATCAACACGGACGCCACGGCGTCAGGCAGGAACCGAATATCGTTATAGACGGGAATATAGACCTGAATTGTCTTATTTGATCCAGCCATCCTAAACGATCTCGAGCTCGGGCACGGCGAACACGATTTTCGTGCCCTGCTCACGACGTGCCGCAAAGAGTTGCAACAATTCCTCTCGAAGATTCCACGGCAACACCAGCACGAAATCTGGGCGCTCACTGTCGAGAATGCTCGGCGCAAAAACCGGCACATGGACACCCGGGATGAGCAAGTCCTGCTTGCTGGGATTGCTGTCAACGGTGAACGGCAGCAGATGTTTAGTAATGCGCGCGTGATTCAGCAGCGTGGTCGCCTTTGCGGGAGCGCCGAAGCCGGCAACCTTGCGGCCTGAGCGACGCGCGTCGATAAGGAAGCGGCGCAAATCCTCACCGATGCGATCGATACGATCCCGAAAAGCGGCGGCATTCGAAATTGCCTCAGAGAAAACCGCCTGCTCGCGCAACAACGTCTCGGACAGGCACTGAGACGGCGCAAAGGACGCCGCCTCGCGGCAGACGTACAAGCGTATCGAACCTCCATGCGTCGGCAGAAATTCGACATCGTAGACGCGAAGACCATGCCGCTTGAAAAGCTCAACCGCGGCACGGACCGTATAGTAGCTGTAGTGTTCGTGGTAAAATGAATCGAACTGCGAATTCTTGATCAGCGAAAGAAAGTAATGCACTTCGACTGTCAGCACACTCCCGTCCTGCAAGAGCCGCGCGAAGCCCGCAGTGAAGTCGTTCAAGTCAGGAACATGCGCGAACACGTTGTTTGCCACCATCAATTTGGGCTTCAGCCCACCGGCCGCGAGCCGCTCAGCGGTTTGTAATCCAAAAAATGCGGTCTCGGTCGGGATGCCCTTCTGGCGTGCTGCGTTCGCGACGTTTGCCGATGGCTCGACGCCAACAACCTGCATCCCCCGGTTCTTGAAGAAATTCAGTAGATAGCCGTCATTGGAGGCAACTTCCGCGACGACATCTCCCTCCTGCAGGGAAAAGCGTCGAATGGCTTGGTCGGTAAACGCCTCGCAATGGGTCAGCCATGAATCCGAGAAGGACGAGAAATAGGCGTAGTTGCCGTGAAAGTGCGTATCGGCCGGAAGGTCTTCCGCGAGCTGGACCAATTGGCACGCGTCGCACGCCATGACTCGCAGTGGGTAGAATTTTTCACCCGAAGCGACGTCCTGCGGACGCAGCAGCGCATTGGAAATCGGCATCGCGCCAAAATCGATGATCTCCTGGCGCAGTTCCGCTCCACAGGAGCGGCAATGGCTAGATCGAAGTATGTGCGGGGGCAAGTCGATGCTCAATCTGTTGTTGGCAAAGCTCCAACGGGTCTTTGCCAGCATGGAAGGCTTTATACCAGGATATGCTTTCAGCGACAGCCTCTCGGGAGGACATGCGAGGTTGCCATCCCAAGACGCTGACGGCCTTGCGGGAGTCAAGTTGCAGGAGCTTGCTTTCCTTCATAGCACTATCGCCGGCAACGACGTGCCAGCTGAAGCGCTCGGGCCAGATTTCGGCAATCCAGTCGCAAACCTCCGAGACCGCTGCGCTGGGTTGATCGGGCAGCGGGCCGAAATTGTAGGCGGAGTCGTTGGGATCGGCGACGATCTGATTTTGTCGCATGCCATGTTCGATCAGCATCAGGTAACCGATCAGAGCATCGAGCACAAACTGCCAAGGCCGGGTCGATGACGGGCTTCGAACGCTCAATGGAGTTTGGTCAAACGCGGCGCGAACTGCGTCCGGGATCAGGCGGTCCTTGGACCAGTCGCCACCGCCGACGATGTTGCCGGCCCGCGCCACGAGTGAGACCACGCCACCAGGCCGCTGATAGGAGGCGCGATAGGAGGCGATGACCGCCTCAGTGGCAGCCTTGCTCGCGCTATAGGGATCGTGGCCACCCAAGCGGTCGCTTTCGACGAAGTGCCGCCCCAGCTCTTGATTGTAATAAACCTTGTCAGTCGTGGTCGTCAGAATCGCCTGCAACGATTTCTGTCCACGTAATGCTTCGAACAGATTGACCGTGCCCATCACATTCGTATCGAAGGTGACGGCAGGGAATTGATATGCGAAACGGACCAGCGACTGGGCGGCAAGATGGATGACGATTTCCGGGCCTTCTGCATCGACGATGGCCTGGATCTGCTTCGCGTCGCGCAAATCTCCCACATAATGGGCTTCGATGTGCTTTGCGAGCCCAGCCTGCTCAAACAGACTCGGTTGTTCGGCCTCAAGTGACACCCCTGCAACGCGCGCTCCGAGGCTACGGAGCAACATCGTCATCCACGCGCCCTTGAAGCCGGTGTGCCCCGTCAGCAGTATCTTTTTGCCGTTCCAGAAATGGCGATCCAGAATCGCGCTGGCTTCGATCATGATTTCCACATTCGCCAAGCGGCCCGATCCTCGGCCCACAACTGCTCGAGCAACTGCATCTCGCGGAAAGTGTCCATGCATTGCCAGAAGCCGCTGTGCCGATAAACGCTGACCTGGTTCTCCCGGGACAGCGTTTCGAGCACGGACGTTTCGAGAGGATCGTTGCCGTCATTTGCCAGCATTTCGAACGCCGACCGCTCGAAAACCATGAAGCCGCCGTTGATCCAGCCGGACCCC
It encodes:
- a CDS encoding class I SAM-dependent methyltransferase — encoded protein: MLAKTRWSFANNRLSIDLPPHILRSSHCRSCGAELRQEIIDFGAMPISNALLRPQDVASGEKFYPLRVMACDACQLVQLAEDLPADTHFHGNYAYFSSFSDSWLTHCEAFTDQAIRRFSLQEGDVVAEVASNDGYLLNFFKNRGMQVVGVEPSANVANAARQKGIPTETAFFGLQTAERLAAGGLKPKLMVANNVFAHVPDLNDFTAGFARLLQDGSVLTVEVHYFLSLIKNSQFDSFYHEHYSYYTVRAAVELFKRHGLRVYDVEFLPTHGGSIRLYVCREAASFAPSQCLSETLLREQAVFSEAISNAAAFRDRIDRIGEDLRRFLIDARRSGRKVAGFGAPAKATTLLNHARITKHLLPFTVDSNPSKQDLLIPGVHVPVFAPSILDSERPDFVLVLPWNLREELLQLFAARREQGTKIVFAVPELEIV
- a CDS encoding glycosyltransferase family A protein, with amino-acid sequence MAGSNKTIQVYIPVYNDIRFLPDAVASVLMQQDVDVEVIVSDNASTDGTSEWLANVASTEPRLLVHRNRENQGMMNNINRLGELVTADYYMFLCSDDRLGAPDALSSALKVMMDEPDVVSVYCDMLYIDALGRTLATRRFDRDGRFDAAATLKASIISGRNLFGIPLLHRRSAGAAITYPGHFSYLADVYHSAKSAEHGSLFHLPRQLIHNRYSGGNATGKLYHLSLLQFNALADEFGIKLSWAERTLQRLQTHKTVLSKAAFMRYAGWRSRQR
- a CDS encoding carbamoyltransferase family protein encodes the protein MYVIGISSGIKHGHHDGAAVLLRDGELIAAAEEERFTLAKHARGELPRGAIGFCLKQAGITMRDVDWICSPLKTYTNYAQRLTEYFKYQFGHSPKIELYDHHLCHAASSFYGSGFSEATVACFDFSGDSSSGLVAHARGNDFRVLTRFGRHNSLGLYYGMLTQYLGYQMTNDEYKVMGLSSYGSPEYLDKFAKLLRPNGINYELDPELDKRRRDADIFTSDFSTRQERIFTEKMEEILGPRRLRGAPLDRRMTNVAASGQKQLEIVATEVIRSAIAETGCGNVCIAGGVGLNCKMNMEIAAEPSVKRLYVPPVPHDAGVALGAAMMKCAEAGHAISPLSHAYWGPEYSNDVIRETLGKIGARFELLEDPVSSCVTDLAEQKTVGWFQGRMEYGPRALGNRSILADPRHASMKDRINLTIKYREEFRPFCPSVLYERQAEYFEETFDAPFMVVTFPVNEKVADKIPAVVHVDKTARIQSVHVDTNPLYGRLLGEFAKSTSLPMLINTSLNINEQPTVNAPLEALHTYFCSGLDVLYLGPYRLSKS
- a CDS encoding glycosyltransferase family 87 protein, whose product is MLAETLEAVRSSQSKRTIYIRFVLATLAVMVLFKTFRFGRWSPWQVRELSDFDAFCIVARQVWQGELDLVYRFESLVKLQQAFTGSASFMPWTYPPQFDLFVAPFALLPVGIAYLLFITATLTAYLLTLRTIAGKDFSHVLVVMFPALAITVGCGQNGLLTGTLIGIVSLNVERRQVIAGLALGAMVIKPHLAIAAGAYMLSTRRWVVLATATTVVLASSLVCTLVFGWQIWPAWLGAIRESTIFLDRGFYPLFRMVSTYAALGQAGVPPSIAFCAQAAAASLALSAVVLAVWLGATRRTSSAFAPGVAAMVSVMISPYAYDYDLPIIGIGLALMLPDLERLASVRERSFAYGLILLAGAYGMLQSARLAAQFGNEADLTGVDVPSVGGFAMMALLALLLRLQWRATQPALIAPRAAG
- the rfbG gene encoding CDP-glucose 4,6-dehydratase, with the protein product MEIMIEASAILDRHFWNGKKILLTGHTGFKGAWMTMLLRSLGARVAGVSLEAEQPSLFEQAGLAKHIEAHYVGDLRDAKQIQAIVDAEGPEIVIHLAAQSLVRFAYQFPAVTFDTNVMGTVNLFEALRGQKSLQAILTTTTDKVYYNQELGRHFVESDRLGGHDPYSASKAATEAVIASYRASYQRPGGVVSLVARAGNIVGGGDWSKDRLIPDAVRAAFDQTPLSVRSPSSTRPWQFVLDALIGYLMLIEHGMRQNQIVADPNDSAYNFGPLPDQPSAAVSEVCDWIAEIWPERFSWHVVAGDSAMKESKLLQLDSRKAVSVLGWQPRMSSREAVAESISWYKAFHAGKDPLELCQQQIEHRLAPAHTSI
- a CDS encoding NAD-dependent epimerase/dehydratase family protein, whose translation is MMPDRVLVTGANGFIGRHVTLALGREGLSVRRAVLRSDCIDNEVVVGPIGPNTDWSAALEGIDCVVHLAARVHHKHEEYAVQLYRDVNVAGTLHLADCAARAGVHHFIFVSSVLVHGRTSDGRAPFSEDDLLTPTGLYGKSKATAEAGLSMLARESTMNISVIRPPLVYGAGAKGNFALLKQAVNLGLPLPFGAIRNRRAFLAVQNLSSFIVCRLTHLHLESSFEIFLVADQEQVSTPVFIERLAMAAGKKPRLFNVSPELLSAFFRVVGQQRLHDSLIGSLQLDISRAIATGWRPQVGLDEGLRLALSPDQQQNN